ACATATTGGAGGAATATTCCTATTCGATAAAATATTGAGAGATCCTCAATATAGATTCAAAGTATTACGATAATCAAATAGGTTATCATTAACTAGATACTGCACGCAATGAGTTTTAATCGAAAACAAATGATGTCTTCAATTTTATCTAACCGAGGAGTCTAAATGAATAGTGAATATATTGTTCGATTATATAAGGCTAATGAAGGGAATATTGTTGAACAATTGGTGAAAAATTTCTCCTCAGAAAATGAGGCCAGAAATTTTATAAATAATTATAACGGCAACTATATTGGACAGTTATGGGTAATTGTTGAAGGTAATAATTTATTAGACCATATCAAAAGAAATGAAAAATAAACAAAGAGATAAATGGGATGCGAAATTTTTTATACGCAACTCATCCAAATTTTTAGAAGCTGGCAACATGCTTAGCTCAAACTTTAATTATATTGATATTGGTTGTCATCTGGGTCATTTAGCTATAGAACAATTATTAAAGGGGTTTTTAATCTGGGATGAAAAAGAACTTTCTTTCACTCACATCTTATTCGATTTATCAAAATTAATTGGTTCTAATCTGAGTAAAAAATTAGAAACCAAACTAAAGAAGATTGATACATTTTTTAATCGATACCCCAGGGATGAAGAAGAATGGGAGAATACTAGAAAACAATTAATAGAAAATAACTATCAATCTGTTACAGGAATAGATGACCTTCCTGGAGAATCTTCAACCATGGATTGGGATCTAATCTTAGAGGCC
The DNA window shown above is from Legionella sp. PC997 and carries:
- a CDS encoding zinc-ribbon domain-containing protein; the encoded protein is MKNKQRDKWDAKFFIRNSSKFLEAGNMLSSNFNYIDIGCHLGHLAIEQLLKGFLIWDEKELSFTHILFDLSKLIGSNLSKKLETKLKKIDTFFNRYPRDEEEWENTRKQLIENNYQSVTGIDDLPGESSTMDWDLILEAWCELVQLWVQEKFPVELNDSPEFNSIAIRYPSILLEWDFDNNKFSPFQVEVDCTKQISWKCKKNHLSQASWKEYYDRGCKDCSPKLMSFSH